One stretch of Prionailurus viverrinus isolate Anna chromosome C1, UM_Priviv_1.0, whole genome shotgun sequence DNA includes these proteins:
- the LOC125171775 gene encoding antizyme inhibitor 2-like, translating to MEGSVEGSGTSTPLGKPKESQGPPGSVWPKELIALEPGESAWQVALKKIQELSDSDHRDPFMVADLGVLASRHRAFCQALPRVSPFYAVKCNSSVWVLRVLDTLGTGFDCASQVELDQVLGLGVAPSRIIYANPCKPVSHIQYAARHRVRLLTFDSEEELTKVAWHYPGARLVLRLLTEDSESIFPLSAKFGASLEACERLLKSARDLGLAVVGTSFHVGSNCRTPHSFRQAIADCRRVFEMGRAFGHDMSLLDIGGGFPGGEGCEPQFEEMARVINAALAQDFPEGSGVEIIAEPGRFYAASVCMAAINIIAKKAVLESGGRRKLLYYLNDGHYGIFRVFLREPAPSTPIVVKELCLDPPLFPCTLYGPTCDAFDKLFQEEVQLPELDVGDWLVFPSMGAYTSSMSSTFNGFPPASTYYAMEPELSSFQVPHSLCPRVPSLPTLRFTP from the exons ATGGAAGGATCTGTTGAAGGGTCGGGCACCAGCACCCCCCTTGGGAAGCCGAAGGAGAGTCAAGGACCCCCTGGAAGCGTGTGGCCAAAGGAGCTCATCGCACTGGAGCCTGGGGAATCTGCCTGGCAGGTGGCCCTGAAGAAGATCCAGGAGCTATCGGATTCA gACCACCGAGACCCCTTCATGGTAGCTGACCTGGGTGTGCTGGCCAGCCGTCACCGGGCCTTCTGCCAGGCCCTGCCACGGGTCTCGCCCTTCTATGCGGTAAAGTGCAACAGCAGTGTGTGGGTGCTGCGTGTTCTGGACACCCTGGGCACCGGCTTtgactgcgccagccag GTGGAGCTGGATCAAGTGCTGGGCCTGGGCGTGGCCCCCTCACGCATCATCTACGCCAACCCCTGCAAGCCTGTCTCCCACATCCAGTATGCTGCCCGCCACAGGGTGCGGCTCCTGACCTTCGACAGCGAGGAGGAGCTGACCAAGGTGGCCTGGCACTACCCTGGGGCCAG GCTGGTCCTCCGGCTGTTGACCGAGGACAGCGAGAGCATCTTTCCCCTGAGCGCCAAGTTCGGGGCAAGCCTGGAGGCGTGTGAACGTCTGCTCAAGTCTGCCAGGGACCTGGGCTTGGCTGTGGTCGGAACCAG CTTCCACGTGGGCTCGAACTGCCGAACACCGCACAGCTTCAGGCAGGCCATCGCTGACTGCCGGCGTGTATTTGAGATGGGCCGAGCGTTCGGGCATGACATGAGCCTCCTGGACATCGGAGGGGGCTTCCCCGGAGGGGAAGGCTGTGAGCCTCAGTTTgaggag ATGGCGAGAGTGATCAATGCCGCCCTGGCCCAGGACTTCCCCGAGGGGAGTGGTGTTGAGATCATCGCGGAGCCTGGACGCTTCTATGCGGCGTCTGTCTGCATGGCTGCCATCAACATCATTGCCAAGAAGGCTGTGCTGGAGTCTG GAGGCCGCCGGAAACTGCTGTACTATCTCAACGATGGCCACTACGGCATCTTCCGCGTCTTCCTCAGGGAACCTGCCCCCAGCACGCCCATTGTGGTGAAG GAGCTCTGCTTGGACCCACCCCTCTTCCCCTGCACCCTGTACGGTCCCACGTGTGATGCCTTTGACAAGCTCTTCCAAGAGGAGGTGCAGCTGCCGGAGCTGGATGTGGGTGACTGGCTTGTCTTCCCCTCCATGGGCGCTTATACGTCCTCTATGAGCTCCACCTTCAATGGCTTCCCGCCTGCCTCCACCTACTACGCCATGGAACCCGAGCTCAG CAGCTTCCAGGTCCCTCACAGCCTCTGCCCCAGggtcccctctctgcccaccctaaGGTTCACCCCCTGA